One Ferribacterium limneticum genomic window, TGCCTGGTCACGCTTTTCCATCCCCGCCAGCCCGCTCCCCAAGAGCACGCTGCAGGCCCTGCACGTGCATCTCGGCGCCCATGTCTTTGGCGGCGACGCGCGTATTGCGCTGGCCGACTTCCTGTTCAGCCCGGACCAGTTGCCGCGCAGCTTCTGCGAAACCTGGCAACTGACCAAACAACTTGGCGAAGCTGCGCTGGCCGGCAACCATCTGACCGTCGACAGCGCCAGCATGGCCGAAACCAACCGTTTCCTCTCCGACGTCCGCTACATCGTCGGTACCGTCGCCGTGCCGCGCGGCAAGCCGCTGTTCCGCTGGAACGAAAAGGACGGCAACAAGGAAACGGCGCTCAAGGAATGGATCAAGCAGGGCAGCCCGAATATTGAACCGCTGCTCACCGGCTGCGCCTGGCAACCACTGCTGCCGGACTCCTATCACGCCTCCTGCCGCAACGCCGACCGCCTGTCGCGGCCGTATTCGCTCAAGGCCTCCGTCGCCTTCCTGCAAAGCATGCTCGCCCTCATGCCGGCCGACATCCGCGCCGTCGTCGGTCCCTGCTACGACCGCCGCATGGAGGAATACCGCGTCGGCCTCGGCCCGACGACCGGTGACGAGGTCTATCACGGCATCGTCTGGCCGCTGCTCGGCGCCGAAGACGAAGCAACCGATGCGGCCGGCGAAATTGAAGCCGTGCTGCGTGAAGCCGGCGTCAAGGACGTGCTCTTCCTCGACCATCACTTCCCGATGGAATTCTGCGACGACTGCGGCGCCCCGCTCTTCCCCAACCGCGAAGCCGAACTGGTGCACGCCGAAATGCCGGAACAACCGGCGGCGACGTCACAAGTCCTGCATTGATGGCCAAGCCGTCGAACGCCGACTGGCTGGCCCGTAGCCAGTCGGCCGTCTGGCACCCGTGCACGCAGATGCAGCACCACGCGCAGACCGGCACGCCCGGCCACCTGCCGCTGGTGCCCATCGCCCGTGGTCAGGGCGCCTGGCTTTACGACTTCGACGACAAGCGCTACCTCGACGGCATCAGTTCGTGGTGGACCAACCTGTTCGGCCACGCCAACCCGCGCATCAATGCGGCGCTGCGCGACCAGCTCGAAACGCTCGAACACGTCATGCTGGCCGGCTTCACGCACCAGCCGGTGGTCGAGCTTTCCGAGCGTTTATCGGCGTTGACCGGCGGCGCCCTCGGCCACGCCTTCTACGCCTCGGACGGCGCCTCGGCCACCGAAATCGCGCTCAAGATGAGCTTTCACTACTGGCGCAATATCGGTCGGCCGGAGAAGGCTGAATTCCTCTGCCTGCAAGGCAGTTACCACGGCGAAACGGTCGGCGCCCTGGCCGTCACCGATGTCGCCATTTTCAAGGATGCCTACGCGCCGCTCGTCCGCGCCGCCACCGTCATCCCATCGCCCGACTTCCGCCAGGCCGAAGCCGGCGAATCACCGGCCGACGTCGCCCGCCGCGCCGCCGCCGCATTGGAAACCCACCTCGAGAAGCATGGCGAAAACATCGCCGCCCTGATCGTCGAACCGCTCGTCCAGGGCGCTGCCGGCATGGCGATGTACGACCCCGAATACCTGCGCCTCGCCCGCCAACTGTGCGATCGCTACGAAGTACACCTGATCTGCGACGAAATCGCCGTCGGCTGCGGCCGCACCGGCACCTTCTTCGCCCACGAACAGGCTGAAATCCGGCCCGACCTGATGTGCCTGTCAAAAGGCATCTCCGGCGGCTACCTGCCGCTCTCCATCGTCCTGTCCAGCGACACCATCTACAACGCCTTCCTCGACGATTCAGTGACCCGCGCCTTCCTCCACTCCCATTCCTACACCGGCAACCCGCTGGCCTGCCGCGCCGCGCTCGCCACGCTCGATATTTTCCTGTCCGACGACGTTCTCACGGTCAACCGGAAAAAAGCGCAAAAAATGGAATCCGCCCTCGCCCCGCAGACCGACCACCCGCAAGTCAAAAACCTGCGCCAGCGCGGCATGATCGCCGCCTTCGACGTCGAAACAGCCGACCCGCACTTCTCCCGCAAGTTCTACCGTGCCGCGCTGGAACGCGAAGCGCTGATCCGCCCCATCGGCAACACGGTCTACCTGATGCCACCGTACATCGTCAGCGACGAGGAAATCGAGCATCTTGGAACTGCGATCAGCGGTGCATTGAACGACGCGCTAATCGAATAATCGACCAGCGCCAGATGGGTTTGTCTCAATCTGGCCAACAGCGGCCAGTCGATATGCGATATGGTTTAATGAAGGCAGGCGTTTCAGGAAACCCTTTCCGTGCTTTGGATCAGCGCTATCTCTTTTACAAAATATGCAGCTATTGCCTATCTCGTTCTCAGTGTTGGGGTGGGCACATACCTGTACGCCCACTCAAGAAGCTGGAAACAAGTGTTTTCTGTTCTACATCGTGAGAAAGTCGAGCGCTACAAAGGGTTGCCACGCCAGCTGACATACGCGTTAAAGGCGATACATGTTGCAAGATTTTCAGCCGCAGCTGGCGCCGCCACATTACTGCTAATAATGCTGGGCATCAATGACAGCTCAGGGCACGAAACCGATATTGCCGACAAACCGGTGGTGTTGCATTCCCCGTAACCCTCACCGCCATCCTTGCCAATTTTTGCCAAGCCCTCTACGATAAACCCATGAGCACGATGAACATTTCCCTGCCCGATGCGCTGAAGTCCTTCGTGGACGATCAGGTCAGTCAGCGCGGTTATGGCACAAGCAGCGAGTATGTGCGCGAGCTGATTCGCAAGGATCAGGATCGCCTGCAGTTGCGCGGCCTGTTGCTGGCTGGCGCGGCTTCGGCCCCGGCAGCACCGGCCGACGCGGCCTATTTTGCGGCTTTGCGGGCGCGCGTTGCTCAGCAAGCCGGGCGGTGAAGACGAAGCCGGTCATCCCGCGCGAGCAAGCCAATCGGGACATTGACGAAACACTGGCCTATTACCTGAACGAGGGATCGGAGAATGCGGCCCTCGGTTTCATCGATACGCTGGAACAGGCTTACGCGCACATTTCCCGCCACCCGGCCACGGGATCGTCTCATTACGCCCACGAACTGAATTTACCCGGCCTGCGTTTCTGGCCGCTTAAACGCTATCCCCACCTCGTTTTCTACGTCGAGCACGAAACGCATATTGACGTCTGGCGGGTTCTCAACGCCAGACGCGACATTCCCGCCTGGCTCCAGGAAAATAACGCCCCATGACCACCTCCCCACTTGAAGACCACCTGAACGCCGAACTCGCTGACATCGAAACAGCCGGCCTGACCCGTCGTCG contains:
- a CDS encoding type II toxin-antitoxin system RelE/ParE family toxin → MKTKPVIPREQANRDIDETLAYYLNEGSENAALGFIDTLEQAYAHISRHPATGSSHYAHELNLPGLRFWPLKRYPHLVFYVEHETHIDVWRVLNARRDIPAWLQENNAP
- a CDS encoding type II toxin-antitoxin system ParD family antitoxin; the protein is MSTMNISLPDALKSFVDDQVSQRGYGTSSEYVRELIRKDQDRLQLRGLLLAGAASAPAAPADAAYFAALRARVAQQAGR
- a CDS encoding DUF2863 family protein, whose protein sequence is MKRTRFGSRDRLSRDAAELQRLATGLSESGGKLEDAYWEAQLAEVVDSLLKNGDEDDINTALDRLFEANPRAHDELADMIESRAETNRVEVQGQAYDIQLFAAPVLAWSRFSIPASPLPKSTLQALHVHLGAHVFGGDARIALADFLFSPDQLPRSFCETWQLTKQLGEAALAGNHLTVDSASMAETNRFLSDVRYIVGTVAVPRGKPLFRWNEKDGNKETALKEWIKQGSPNIEPLLTGCAWQPLLPDSYHASCRNADRLSRPYSLKASVAFLQSMLALMPADIRAVVGPCYDRRMEEYRVGLGPTTGDEVYHGIVWPLLGAEDEATDAAGEIEAVLREAGVKDVLFLDHHFPMEFCDDCGAPLFPNREAELVHAEMPEQPAATSQVLH
- the bioA gene encoding adenosylmethionine--8-amino-7-oxononanoate transaminase → MAKPSNADWLARSQSAVWHPCTQMQHHAQTGTPGHLPLVPIARGQGAWLYDFDDKRYLDGISSWWTNLFGHANPRINAALRDQLETLEHVMLAGFTHQPVVELSERLSALTGGALGHAFYASDGASATEIALKMSFHYWRNIGRPEKAEFLCLQGSYHGETVGALAVTDVAIFKDAYAPLVRAATVIPSPDFRQAEAGESPADVARRAAAALETHLEKHGENIAALIVEPLVQGAAGMAMYDPEYLRLARQLCDRYEVHLICDEIAVGCGRTGTFFAHEQAEIRPDLMCLSKGISGGYLPLSIVLSSDTIYNAFLDDSVTRAFLHSHSYTGNPLACRAALATLDIFLSDDVLTVNRKKAQKMESALAPQTDHPQVKNLRQRGMIAAFDVETADPHFSRKFYRAALEREALIRPIGNTVYLMPPYIVSDEEIEHLGTAISGALNDALIE